AGGTCATTTCACCACTTTATCAATTGGATATATCTGCACTAAAATTTGAGTTTGTAAGAACTTGCAGCTTTTATAGGATTAGGATTAGGATTAgggatacacacacacatacctGGGACAATTACACCTTTATGACTATATATACAGCAACCAGCCATTCAAATTGAACTTTAAGAAAATGAAAGACACATATTTTGATGGCAAAGACAAGATCTGGTGGGGATTTTCTAAATCAGCAATTGGTATAATAATAAGGTAAGTGGCAATACCCTCTTTATTCTTTAATGTAGTATTTGACTAGTGCACATAACATTCATATCAAGGTTTGTGAAGCTGCAAAATCATTAACAATTTTGACAAGGGTCAATGAGTCATTGGGGCATAGCATGAttagaaaagaaagaacaaactTGTCTTGCTCTGTAAGGGTATGTTATAAATTGAACTGGTGCCTTAAGCATTTTATCATATTAAAATTATATACACAACTCAACCATGTCAACTCTATGTGAATACTTtagctagagagagagagagaggagagagaaagacccCATGggaaaataaaacaaattaagTTGCATCATGTTGTGAGAAGAATCTAATATATAGTAGCCTGTCCTCTGGTGATAGTCCCTGATAGAGGGCGGGTGTGGACAAAAGTGGTTGGAAGTTATGCTTGTCAATGAATGTGGATAGTACTAAGTAGTCGGATTCTATGATTTGTCTTTACTGGTTTTTATTGTTTATGACGCTAATCATGTTCTGCTAGTGgtcaacctttttttttgacGTGCAACCACATAACTCTCCCTCTTTGGTAGATATGCATGGGAGGATTGCATTGGCATCAACACAAAGCACAATTTTTGGCATACTGTCTTTAACTGAAATACAACTTTGTAATATGATGATAAGTAGTGATAAACAGTTTGTAATGGTGAACTGGGGCTTGCCCTAGTGGACCCTCTGTTTAGCAACTAGATATTCTTGGCTGGATTCTTTGGTGGTACATCCCCAAAAATCTGGACCCAAGTAATTATTGTGTCAGTGGGTTTACttccctccctccttccctctctccctctccctctgccTCTCGCTCTCAAAAAAGGCTTTCCTTGCTTGCTTCCTAAATTTGATTTAATCTGTAATAGGAATGTTGAAAATGCAACCATACGGAGACTTCTGCGAGAAGATTATGGTAGTCATAAAAAGCCTAATAAAACAGACCATATACGAGATACTGCATCACGACAACCACGATCACTGGGACCATATCCACGAGCAACAGTAGTTCCACCATCCCCACCACCACCACATAAAGCTCCTTCCCCTGCTCCAGATTCCTCTCCTACCCAGCCTTCATCCTTGAAATTAGCAACAACCCGTGGAAAGCATGTGACTTGGATAATACTTGGGTCAATTGGAGGAGCATCTTTTCTGCTGGTTTTATCTGCCGTATGCTTGCTTTGTTACCGAGCCAACAAGGTTGTCACTGTCATGCCCTGGAGAACAGGTCTAAGTGGGCAATTGCAGAAAGCATTTGTGACAGGTTGCTTTTCCTTCTGAAGGATTTTAAGACTTCTTGTAAATTTGTATCCACATTCACGATTTTGAGTACACATGCAGGCGTACCTTCACTCAGACGCTCGGAACTTGAAATAGCTTGTGAAGATTTCAGCAATATCGTTGGCTCTTGGTCAGATTGCACATTGTACAAGGGAAAACTGTCCAGTGGGATCGAAATAGCAGTGACATCTACAATGGTTACATCAGCCAAGGATTGGTTACAATATGAAGCTCACTTCAGAAAGAAGGTGATTTAACAATCTACTATCATTTCCTTGCAGATATTTTCGTTACTTGTATGCAAAGATTAAGTATCAAGTTTTGGCTTTGTTTTCAGATGTCATTGCTGTCCAAAATAAACCATAAGAATTTTATGAACCTTCTTGGCTATTGTGAGGAAGAAGAGCCTTTCACCAGGATGTTGGTGTTCGAATATGCTCCAAATGGAACGCTTTTTGAGCATTTGCACAGTGAGTATCTCACTTGACTATCCTCTCTATTTTGTTGTATGGGCAAACTATCGCATGCTATCTGACACAGGTCGGTGACTACTGTCATTATGTTGGACAGGCCTGGAGGGGCAACACAATGGCTCTAGCAATCCTTCTGCAATGTTATATTGCAAGTATAACatctaaaaggaaaaaaaaaatcaatagttAAAACAGGAACATATGTTTATATTAAGGACACTGCATTTCTAGAGTGGTTCATATATCTTAATAAGGCCATAAGACATTCTGAGAGTTAAACATTTCCTCTTATACATTGTGCCAGTCCATCTTATGTGAACTGTCCAAATAGCAAGTTTGTGAAACGATTCAAATAAGTGAAGCAATGAGAAACTCAAAATGCTACAATTTTTGTCTGTGAGATACTGAAACAAAATTTCCAGGTCTTTTGAATGGAAACTATTTGAGAGACTGGGACCATAAGCAGATGTCttgttaaaattttaaaattaccaGGAATTTCAAATTACAGCCTGGCAAGTAGCCTTTTAAATGTGCATGTTCCAAGAATTTGTGAGAAATTTATTAACTGAACCTGTAAATGCCCGAAAGTTTTTcctagagagaaaaaaatttgaATAGTCCAAATATCTTCCATTATCCAAAATGTAAGGCTTCTCTGTAATTCAGTTTCTCTGTTAATTTTACCTGATTGCATGGATTTTAGATTCTGATTTGTGTCAAATTTGGCGGTATTTGCAGTTAAAGAAGCCGAGCAACTGGATTGGGCACCACGTCTGAGGATAGCCATGGGAATAGTGTACTGTTTAGAGTACATGCACCAGCTTAACCCTCCTGTAGTTCTTAGAAATTTGAACTCATCATCTATATATCTGACTGAAGATTATGCGGCCAAGATTTCGGAACTCGGGTTCTCTGATCAGGAAAAAGAACATGAGTCAGTATCTGTTGGCTCAGATCAAGAAAGCATTGTTTATAAGTTTGGGATAATACTGCTGGAAATAATTTCTGGGAGGCTTCCATTCTCCAAGGATGATGGCTTGCTTGTGCTCTGGGCTTCAGGTTATCTTACTGGGAAAAGACCCCTTAAGGACATGGTTGATCCAACCCTTCGATCAGTCCATGAGGAAGATATCGGTGCACTGTGTGAGGTGATACGGTCCTGCATAAATCCAGAGCCGAAGGAGAGACCAACAATGGCGGAGGTTGCCAGCCGGATGAGACTAATTACAGCAATGCCACCAGATGAAGCAACTCCAAAACTATCCCCATTGTGGTGGGCTGCGCTCGAAGTTGTACGTTCATAGGCTAGCTAGAGAAGAAGTAGATGATAGTTAATCAgaatttcctttttgttttcttattatATCATCTTAGTTTTTTATACCTCGGCATCAGCTGCTTGTATATAATCCTTGGATTTGATTAAAGATGTACAGTCGAGATAGCAATCAGCTTTGGTTTGTTCTGCTTTATGAGATATGCAGAAAGCTCAGAAATCGTATAATATATGGAGACCTTCTATGaagaaattataaaaatatatgaagCATTGGTATGTGTTTAGCTTCTGTCCGTTCATTTCATACTGGAGTTTTTGATCAGTTTCACCTTTGTCGCATAACTCCTTATTTGCAGTTATTTTAGTTGATTGCAAACATAAATCATCATCCGAATGTGGACGGTCATGGAATAGGTCGTAACATCAGCTCAACCAAGGTGAATACAAATTAACTGGGTCTCTGCGTCACCAAGCCTCTCTCTGTTGTTGTGTTCATGAGCGGCATGCTTACACTACCAAAACCATCAGAATTTTATATGCAATGTCTTATCCATACGTTCAGGTTCCTTGCATCAATCATCGTGGAAGGAACTCATCCAATCCGAAAACACATCAATCCAATCCGTGGAAGGAACTCATAAATCATCGTGGAAGGAACTCATCAAAATTTTATATGCAATGTCTTATCAACCACTCCATCGAATC
The Phoenix dactylifera cultivar Barhee BC4 chromosome 3, palm_55x_up_171113_PBpolish2nd_filt_p, whole genome shotgun sequence DNA segment above includes these coding regions:
- the LOC103718087 gene encoding protein MALE DISCOVERER 2-like isoform X2 — its product is MECWRLRTESFLLWLALLHQRLEISVSINPEGRDLLRFKERVEVDPYGALSNWKEGDVDPCSWFGVVCSDDGRVVALNLKDLCLKGKLGPVLGKFIHMKSLNLYNNSFSGIIPREIGELQKLEILNLGHNDLGEPLPPELGSISSLQILVLRNNKFVGDTLPEMHQLNIISGIQVDEELLSSSHKQVTRNVENATIRRLLREDYGSHKKPNKTDHIRDTASRQPRSLGPYPRATVVPPSPPPPHKAPSPAPDSSPTQPSSLKLATTRGKHVTWIILGSIGGASFLLVLSAVCLLCYRANKVVTVMPWRTGLSGQLQKAFVTGVPSLRRSELEIACEDFSNIVGSWSDCTLYKGKLSSGIEIAVTSTMVTSAKDWLQYEAHFRKKMSLLSKINHKNFMNLLGYCEEEEPFTRMLVFEYAPNGTLFEHLHSLEGQHNGSSNPSAMLYCKYNI
- the LOC103718087 gene encoding inactive receptor-like serine/threonine-protein kinase At2g40270 isoform X1, whose amino-acid sequence is MECWRLRTESFLLWLALLHQRLEISVSINPEGRDLLRFKERVEVDPYGALSNWKEGDVDPCSWFGVVCSDDGRVVALNLKDLCLKGKLGPVLGKFIHMKSLNLYNNSFSGIIPREIGELQKLEILNLGHNDLGEPLPPELGSISSLQILVLRNNKFVGDTLPEMHQLNIISGIQVDEELLSSSHKQVTRNVENATIRRLLREDYGSHKKPNKTDHIRDTASRQPRSLGPYPRATVVPPSPPPPHKAPSPAPDSSPTQPSSLKLATTRGKHVTWIILGSIGGASFLLVLSAVCLLCYRANKVVTVMPWRTGLSGQLQKAFVTGVPSLRRSELEIACEDFSNIVGSWSDCTLYKGKLSSGIEIAVTSTMVTSAKDWLQYEAHFRKKMSLLSKINHKNFMNLLGYCEEEEPFTRMLVFEYAPNGTLFEHLHIKEAEQLDWAPRLRIAMGIVYCLEYMHQLNPPVVLRNLNSSSIYLTEDYAAKISELGFSDQEKEHESVSVGSDQESIVYKFGIILLEIISGRLPFSKDDGLLVLWASGYLTGKRPLKDMVDPTLRSVHEEDIGALCEVIRSCINPEPKERPTMAEVASRMRLITAMPPDEATPKLSPLWWAALEVVRS